One Rossellomorea aquimaris DNA window includes the following coding sequences:
- a CDS encoding acetyl-CoA C-acetyltransferase, whose product MSNEVVIVSAVRTAIGSFNGSLKGISAPELGAIVIKDALEKAGLNASDVDEVIMGNVLQAGLGQNPARQASLKAGLPEHVPAMTINKVCGSGLKTVHLATQAILAGDADIIVAGGMENMSQAPYLLKGAREGYKMGDQKVVDSMISDGLWCAFNDYHMGVTAENLCDRYSLTREEQDEFAAWSQQKAAAAIESGRFEDEIVPVHIPQRKGDPVVFNQDEFPRKGSTAEKLSGLRAAFKKEGTVTAGNASGINDGAAAVVVMSRKKADELGITPLVTIKGNANAGVDPSVMGIGPVAAVKKVLEKTKLTIEDMELIEANEAFAAQSLAVDKELQFKKDTLNVNGGAIALGHPIGASGTRILVTLIHEMKKRGVQNGLATLCIGGGQGVATVVELHK is encoded by the coding sequence ATGTCGAATGAAGTCGTCATTGTGAGCGCAGTGCGCACAGCCATCGGAAGCTTTAACGGATCTTTAAAAGGCATTTCAGCTCCGGAACTTGGAGCGATTGTCATTAAAGATGCCTTAGAGAAGGCTGGTTTAAATGCAAGTGATGTAGATGAAGTAATCATGGGGAATGTATTGCAGGCAGGATTAGGTCAAAATCCGGCTCGTCAAGCATCCCTCAAAGCGGGACTCCCTGAGCATGTGCCTGCCATGACCATAAACAAAGTGTGTGGATCAGGATTAAAAACGGTCCATTTGGCAACGCAGGCCATCCTTGCAGGGGATGCGGATATCATCGTTGCAGGTGGAATGGAAAATATGAGTCAGGCTCCATATTTACTAAAAGGAGCGAGAGAAGGATACAAAATGGGAGACCAGAAAGTAGTCGACAGCATGATTTCCGACGGCTTATGGTGTGCCTTTAATGATTATCATATGGGCGTAACGGCAGAAAATCTTTGCGACCGCTATTCCCTTACACGTGAAGAGCAGGACGAATTTGCGGCCTGGAGCCAGCAAAAGGCAGCTGCTGCGATTGAATCCGGCCGATTTGAAGATGAAATCGTCCCGGTACATATCCCGCAGCGAAAAGGAGACCCTGTTGTATTCAACCAGGATGAATTTCCTCGTAAAGGGTCGACTGCCGAGAAACTTTCCGGCCTTCGCGCAGCCTTCAAAAAAGAGGGCACTGTAACAGCCGGAAATGCATCGGGCATCAATGATGGAGCCGCTGCAGTGGTCGTCATGTCGAGGAAGAAAGCCGACGAACTGGGCATCACGCCTCTAGTGACGATCAAAGGGAATGCCAATGCCGGTGTTGATCCGAGCGTTATGGGGATCGGCCCTGTTGCAGCCGTTAAAAAAGTATTGGAAAAAACAAAGCTGACGATTGAAGATATGGAATTAATTGAAGCCAATGAAGCATTTGCTGCCCAATCATTAGCGGTGGATAAAGAACTTCAATTCAAAAAGGATACTCTTAACGTAAATGGCGGAGCCATTGCGTTAGGTCACCCGATAGGAGCCAGCGGCACTCGGATTCTGGTGACCCTGATTCATGAAATGAAGAAAAGAGGCGTACAAAACGGACTGGCTACCCTTTGTATCGGCGGCGGCCAGGGAGTAGCAACAGTCGTTGAACTTCATAAATAA
- a CDS encoding hydroxymethylglutaryl-CoA lyase: MNLPKKATIIEVGPRDGLQNEKNFVPTDVKKEFILRLKQSGIREMELTSFVSPKWVPQMKDASDIVDSCMTIDSRDIVLAPNKRGIERVYETGCRSVAVFVGVSNTFNQKNINKTTDEALEGLAPLISDLKERGYFVRACISTAFYCPYEGKILPEDTLSLCEEFVSLGVDELSVADTIGRANPSEAYHLFALLKQELPHTLLTAHFHDTRKMALANILASLQAGVDRFDTSAGGLGGCPFAPGATGNVATEDVVYMLEEMGISTGIDLGKLAHAIGLVKPHVSRPIESGYYRLYEMNQS; this comes from the coding sequence ATGAATTTACCTAAAAAAGCAACGATTATTGAAGTAGGTCCGAGAGACGGATTACAAAACGAGAAGAACTTTGTTCCGACTGATGTAAAAAAAGAGTTTATCCTTCGGCTGAAGCAATCAGGGATCAGGGAAATGGAGCTTACTTCGTTTGTATCTCCCAAATGGGTTCCCCAGATGAAGGATGCGAGTGATATTGTCGACTCCTGCATGACGATTGATTCAAGAGATATCGTTCTCGCACCCAATAAAAGGGGAATCGAGCGGGTATATGAAACGGGCTGTCGATCAGTGGCCGTATTCGTAGGTGTAAGCAATACGTTTAATCAGAAAAACATTAATAAAACGACAGATGAAGCTCTTGAAGGCTTGGCCCCCCTGATTTCAGATTTAAAGGAGCGGGGTTACTTCGTGAGAGCTTGTATCTCCACCGCATTCTACTGTCCATATGAAGGGAAGATCTTACCAGAGGATACTCTTTCTCTTTGTGAGGAATTTGTTTCATTGGGCGTGGATGAATTGAGCGTCGCTGATACGATAGGAAGGGCTAATCCATCTGAAGCATATCATCTCTTTGCGTTACTGAAACAGGAATTGCCCCACACATTACTGACAGCGCATTTCCATGACACACGTAAGATGGCACTTGCTAATATCCTTGCGTCGCTTCAAGCGGGAGTTGACCGCTTTGACACCTCTGCAGGCGGACTTGGAGGCTGTCCTTTCGCCCCGGGTGCAACAGGGAATGTAGCAACTGAGGATGTTGTATATATGTTAGAAGAAATGGGAATCTCCACAGGAATTGATTTAGGGAAACTGGCCCATGCCATCGGGCTGGTGAAGCCCCATGTGAGCCGCCCCATCGAAAGCGGTTACTACCGCCTGTATGAAATGAATCAATCATGA